The region CCGATGATGACGATCACAAACTTTACGTATCGGGATCCGGGCTCAAGATTGGCGCAGACCGTTTTGGCCGATGCCACGCTGCAAACCCGGCTGCTTGACAACGTCATTCAAGTGATGCGAGCAAAAGGGTACCGCGCGTTGAATGTCGATTTTGAAAACGTCTACCCATCCGACCGCGAGCGGTATAACGAGTTTTTGCAACGGGCGGCCAACCGGCTTCACGCTGAAGGGTATGTTTTATCGACGTCGCTGGCGCCCAAAATAAGCGCTGAACAAAAAGGGCTGCTATACGAAGCTCACGACTACCCAGCCCACGGACGCATCGCCGATTTTGTTGTCTTGATGACCTATGAGTGGGGCTACCGGTTTGGGCCGCCGCAAGCCATTTCGCCGGTGAATCAAATTCGGCGCGTGCTCGATTATGCGGTGACTGCCATTCCGCGAAGGAAAATCATGATGGGGTTTCAAATTTACGCCCGCGACTGGGTGCTGCCGCACGTGCAAGGGCAAGAGGCGGAAACGTTCAGCCCAAAAGAAGCGGTTGAGCGCGCCATTCGCTACGGAGCGTTCATTCAGTACGATCCGGCGGCTGCTTCGCCGTTTTACCGCTACACGGACGAACACGGGCGCCAGCACGAAGTATGGTTTGAGGACGCCCGCAGCGCGTTGGCAAAATTTGAATTGGTGAAAGAATACGGATTGCGCGGAATCAGCTACTGGGTGCTCGGGTATCCGTATCCAGAAAACTGGGTGCTGCTAGAAGACAACTTCCGCGTTCGCAAACGTGGATAAACGAATGGAGCGTATGCGCATGGGGCATGCGCTTTTTTACTTTGCGCTTTGGAGTTCCAACCGTTTTTTCAGCTGGTAGATCTCGGTGTCGTGCTGGCCGATTTTGCTGCTTAAATACTCGATGGCGATGTTTGCGTTGCGCCAATCGTTCGACAAAATTT is a window of Geobacillus kaustophilus DNA encoding:
- a CDS encoding LysM peptidoglycan-binding domain-containing protein produces the protein MIVHVIQRGETLWKLAQRYGVPLEWIVAANELSNPNELAVGQAVVIPVPYRYHTVRPGETLWQIARQYGVAVKAIMQANRIANPALIYPGAALLIPARIHTVRPGETLGQIAAAYGVSVQQIIEFNPIADPSAVVPGQRLTIPPAKPLIEVNAFTVDQGEKGAEQVREVGRHLTYAAPFAYTIRADGGLNPINDTAFIQAAYAARVVPMMTITNFTYRDPGSRLAQTVLADATLQTRLLDNVIQVMRAKGYRALNVDFENVYPSDRERYNEFLQRAANRLHAEGYVLSTSLAPKISAEQKGLLYEAHDYPAHGRIADFVVLMTYEWGYRFGPPQAISPVNQIRRVLDYAVTAIPRRKIMMGFQIYARDWVLPHVQGQEAETFSPKEAVERAIRYGAFIQYDPAAASPFYRYTDEHGRQHEVWFEDARSALAKFELVKEYGLRGISYWVLGYPYPENWVLLEDNFRVRKRG